The following proteins are co-located in the Apium graveolens cultivar Ventura chromosome 5, ASM990537v1, whole genome shotgun sequence genome:
- the LOC141724430 gene encoding uncharacterized protein LOC141724430, with protein MNRSFRAPERGMQAAIVKQRQQMRESVMRDKEDELALFLEMRKREKERDSLLIQNVDEFHAPFGLTTGSSPIFNIASATPAPSRKTAADEFLNSDNDKNDYDWLMTPPGTPLFPSLEMESQRTSMNEIGTPKARPIALQSRLANSELEPTTRNTLASRQSVLVSGLNTSSAGVRRPSSSGGPGSRPATPTGRPALASASKPTSASTYKPSSITASKPSATIAYRPSRSSTPTRSTVPSAKPTAPARSSTPTSRSTARSSTPTSRSTARSSTPTMVSTTARSSTPTSRSTVRSSTPIRPAAPATKPTSRAATPTRRPTLSAASNASAPPAKSPSSTVTKASSTTIRNSAPPRASSPTVKPRPWNPLDMPGFSHDVPPNLRTSLSDRPPSATRGRPGASSARSSSIDPAPSGRIRRQSCSPSRGRPPNGINYNTGSSVPALNRAYAKAHDNVSPVMYGTKMVERVINMRKLAPPKQDDKHSPRSNLSGKSSSPDSSGFGRNFSKKSMDMAIRHMDIRRNIPGNLRPLMTNIPASSMYSVRSGPAPRSRTVSVLDSPLATSSNASSEVSVNNNAFCVDASELDGDINSERGVPSPASVGER; from the exons ATGAATAGGAGTTTTAGGGCTCCAGAGAGAGGAATGCAAGCTGCAATTGTGAAGCAGAGGCAGCAAATGAGGGAGTCTGTGATGAGGGACAAGGAAGATGAGCTTGCTTTGTTTCTCGAGATGCGGAAGCGAGAGAAGGAAAGGGATAGTCTTCTTATTCAGAATGTGGATGAGTTTCATGCTCCATTCG GATTAACGACGGGAAGTTCTCCAATATTCAATATTGCATCAGCCACACCTGCTCCATCAAGAAAGACGGCTGCTGACGAGTTTCTGAATTCGGACaatgataaaaatgattatgaCTG GCTTATGACACCTCCTGGTACTCCTCTTTTTCCATCACTGGAGATGGAATCACAGAGAACAAGTATGAATGAGATTGGAACTCCTAAAGCTCGACCAATTGCATTGCAATCTAGA CTAGCAAATTCCGAGCTGGAGCCTACTACAAGAAATACCCTTGCATCTAGACAGTCAGTTTTGGTTTCTGGGTTAAATACGTCCAGTGCAGGAGTTCGAAGGCCCTCTTCCTCTGGCGGTCCTGGATCAAGACCTGCTACACCAACTGGACGCCCTGCTTTAGCCTCAGCTTCTAAACCCACATCAGCCTCAACCTATAAACCCTCGTCTATTACTGCGTCCAAACCATCAGCTACCATAGCATATAGACCTTCACGGTCTTCAACACCCACCAGATCCACTGTGCCCTCAGCTAAGCCAACAGCCCCTGCAAGATCTTCTACACCTACCTCGAGGTCTACTGCAAGATCTTCTACACCCACATCGAGGTCTACTGCAAGATCTTCTACTCCTACGATGGTGTCtacaactgcaagatcttctacTCCTACATCAAGGTCTACTGTAAGATCTTCAACACCCATTAGACCTGCTGCACCTGCGACCAAACCCACATCCAGGGCTGCCACACCAACTCGTAGACCTACTCTGTCAGCCGCATCAAATGCATCTGCACCTCCAGCCAAATCTCCATCTTCTACAGTTACCAAGGCATCTTCTACTACAATAAGAAATTCAGCACCTCCACGTGCTAGCTCCCCTACTGTGAAACCAAGACCATGGAACCCGTTGGACATGCCTGGTTTCTCTCATGATGTGCCACCAAATTTACGTACCTCACTTTCTGATCGCCCTCCTTCAGCTACTAGGGGCAGGCCTGGTGCATCAAGCGCTCGATCATCGTCAATTGATCCTGCTCCCAGTGGAAGAATTAGACGGCAATCTTGTTCGCCATCAAGAGGACGCCCTCCAAATGGCATAAATTATAACACTGGAAGCTCTGTCCCTGCTTTAAATCGTGCATATGCTAAAGCTCATGATAATGTGAGTCCTGTTATGTATGGAACCAAGATGGTTGAGAGGGTTATAAACATGCGTAAATTGGCACCACCTAAGCAGGATGACAAGCACTCACCTCGTAGTAACTTATCTGGCAAATCTTCATCTCCAGACAGCTCGGGATTTGGAAGAAATTTTTCTAAGAAGTCCATGGACATGGCTATAAGGCATATG GATATAAGGCGGAACATTCCTGGAAATCTACGACCATTAATGACAAATATTCCCGCTTCCTCCATGTATAGTGTAAGATCAGGGCCTGCACCAAGAAGCAGAACTGTTAGTGTTTTAGACTCACCTCTTGCAACAAGCAGTAATGCAAGTTCTGAAGTGAGTGTCAATAACAATGCTTTTTGTGTGGATGCAAGCGAATTAGATGGTGATATTAACAGCGAAAGGGGTGTTCCGTCCCCTGCCAGTGTAGGGGAGAGGTGA